TTCGGTTTTATCATCACATTCATGTAGGGGTTGCCGTAGCAGTTGAAGACGGATTGCTTGTTCCGGTGATTCGATTTACTGACACAAAGGGATTATCCCAGATTGCAGAAGAAACACGCAGTTATGCCCAAAAAGCCAAAAATAAGCAACTGCAACCCACTGATTGGGAGGGTAACACTTTCACAATCTCTAACTTAGGAATGTTTGGCATAGACCAGTTTACGGCAATCATTAATCCGCCGGATGCCTGTATTTTGGCCGTAGGCGCAATTACCCAGCAACCTGTCGTTAAAAATGGAGAACTCGCAGTAGGGAATGTGATGAAGGTTACTTTATCTTGCGACCATCGGGTGGTAGATGGTGCATTGGGAGCCGCCTTCTTACAAACACTGAAGGAAAACTTAGAAAACCCGGTCCGAATGCTTTTGTAACCCATGAATTTTCGAGATAATTGGCTGAGGATATTATCTCAAATCCAACAAGTTGCTAATCGGGTTGGACGTTCTCCCCAAGAAATTACTATAGTTGCGATATCCAAAACGCGCCCCATTGAGGAAATTCAGGAAGCATACGCTGCCGGCCAATATATTTTTGGAGAAAATAAACCCCAAGAACTAAGTGCAAAACAAACCCTGCTCCCCCAAGCTACTTGGCACTTAGTAGGGCATCTGCAAACCAATAAAGTGAAATATATCGCCCCTTTTGTTCAACTCATTCATTCTTTGGATTCTGTTAAATTAGCAATAGAGATAAACCGCCAAGCCCAGAAAAATAACCGAATCATCCCCTGCCTTTTACAAATTAATATTTCACAAGAAACTACCAAAGGCGGTTTTGCCGCCGAAGAACTCTCTGTCTTTTGGGAACAACAAGCAAATTTCCCAAATATCAGAATTGACGGCCTAATGGGAATGGCAGAAGAAACTGATGATAAAAAATTGATTCATAAACAATTCCAAAGCCTGTATCAACTTCGGGAGAAAATTTTATCGGAACATAAAAGTAGTTTGGGAAATTTACCCCTACTCAGTATGGGAATGTCTAATGATTTTGAAATAGCCATTGAAGAAGGAGCTACCCACATTCGGCTGGGAAGTGCTTTGTTCGGTTCACGCAGTTGAATTTCGTTACTTTTTACAACTTTTGGGATTACAGAATAACCATTACCAACTAAAACCATGATTGTAAACAATATCTTTCAAAATATTCAACAGCTAAAAGAGAAAAAATCATTCTTTTTTGAGGGTGCTACCTATACTTATGAGGAGTTAGGGATCTATGTAACAAGTATTTACGGAAGTTTACAAAAGTATGCCCAATCGGGAGACCGTATTGGAATAATTACCGGAGATAATATTTTTACTTATGCTTCGTTATTGGCTTGCTGGGCACTACGCTGCGCTTATGTTCCATTAAATCTAAAAAACCCTTCCAACCGATTACAAGACCAAATAGAACAAGCCGAACTCTCTTGTATTCTGGGGTTCAAAAATTTACCATTTGAGTGTAATATTCCCTTTTTGAATACTTCGCAGATTCCGCTTAAACCGGATAGATTTATGCCGCTTCAAGTTCAGGATGATGATTTAGCGTATCTATTATTTACATCCGGTAGCACAGGCCGCCCAAAAGGAGTTCCTATTTATCATCGAAACTTAGATAGCTTTCTGCAAACAATATTATTTTCAGGAATTTACGACTTTCATCCAGATGACCGCTTTTTACAGATGTTTGAACTAACGTTTGATTTATCTGTCTTTAGCTGGTGCGTGCCGTTGTGTGTGGGTGCAAGCATCTATGTAGTGCCGGAAAGCGGCGTTTCGTATCTAAAAATCAGTTCATTATTAGAAGATCATGACTTAACAGTTGCTTTAATGGTTCCTTCTGTATTGAGTTATTTGCGGCGTTATTTTGATGAAATAACCCTGCCCTCGCTACGTTGGGGACTATTTTGTGGAGAAGCTTTACCGGCAGATTTAGTAACAGAGTGGGCTACTTGTGTGCCAAATGCTTGCTTAGAAAATGTTTATGGCCCCACAGAAGCAACTATATTTTGCACTCGCTACCGAATTTCATTACCGATACCCGCTCAATATCAGCATAATGGAATAGTTTCTATTGGCCAGCCTTTTCCAAATATGCAATGTATCATTGTTGATGAAAAGGGAATTACTGAACTCCCGGGTAAAAGTGGTGAACTATGTTTGGTGGGCAACCAAGTAACAGATATGTATTGGCGAAATCCGCAAAAATCAATAACTGCATTTGTGGATATTCCCGCTTTCGGGCAAGGATATAAAACCGGAGATATTTGTATTGAAACCGATGATAATCACTATAATTACATAGGACGCGCAGACTTCCAGTTGAAAATTGACGGCTACCGAGTAGAAGCCGGAGAAATAGAACATCACGCCCGAAACTTTCTGCAAAAAACAACCATCGCCTTGGGTATTAGTGAAAATAATCAAACAATTCTTGTGTTAGCAGTAGAAACAGTTCCCAACGATATAGACATTCCCCAGCTCCTTGAGCATCTGAAATTCAAAATCCCGGATTATATGATTCCCAAAAAAATAATTCCAATAAAGCAATTCCCAATCAATCTGAATGGGAAAATTGACCGAAAAGCTATCCATGAAATTGTTTCAACCCAAATTTTGAACAACTAATTACCAACTTAATTAGATTGATTTTTCATATTAAAGAAATTATTTTTTATGGCAGAAAAAAAAACACTTTATTTAGATAGTTCACCGCTAACATACCCGCAGTTAGTTGATTTTTGGAAGTATCCAACGGTTGTGAAACTATCAGAATTTAGCCAAAACCGAATTTTGCATAGCCACCAAACTATGTTGTCGCTCATCTCTTCGGGTAGTGCTCCAATTTATGGCATAAACACAGGTTTTGGGTCGCTGTGCAATACTTCTATTCCGGCAGATCAATTAGGCCAACTTCAACTTAATCTATTGCGCAGCCATGCAGCCGGAGTAGGTAAGGATGTCCCGGCAGAAATTGTACGACTAATGATGTTGCTCAAAATACACGCATTAGCCCAAGGTTATTCCGGTGTATCATTGCCGTTAGTAGAGAGATTACTGCTCTTTTTGAATGAAAATATCTTACCGGTTGTTTATCAGCAAGGTTCATTGGGGGCAAGTGGAGATTTAGCCCCATTAGCACATTTATGTTTGCCATTGATAGGAGAGGGGGAGGCTTATTTTTTAGGGGAGAAAAAACAGTCAGCAGATGTACTTCAGCATTTACAAATAGAGCCTTTAGTCTTAGGGCCAAAGGAAGGGTTAGCTTTGCTAAATGGAACTCAGTTTATGAGTGCTTACTCTGTATATGCGTTAATTCAATCCCGCAATATCTCGTTTATGGCAGATTTTGTGGCAGCGTTGAGTTTGGATGTCTTTGACGCACGAAAAGAACCATTTGACAGCCGAATTGCAATGGTTCGGAAGCATCCGGGGCAAAAAATAGTTTCTGAAAGAATTACAACTATGCGAAAAGATTCTGAATGGGCAGACCAAGCCAAAAAAGCAGTGCAAGACCCATATTCTTTTCGGTGTATCCCGCAGGTACATGGGGCAAGCTATGATGCCATAGAATACGCTGCGCAAGTCTTTTTAACAGAAATTAATTCCGTAACCGATAACCCACTTATCTTCGATGATCCAGAACCCATAGCAATTTCAGGTGGGAATTTTCATGGGCAACCATTGGCATTAACCTTAGACTTTCTTTGCATAGCCTTAGCCGAATTAGGTTCAATAGCAGAACGTAGAATATTTTGGCTTTTAGCCGGTTCTCGAAATTTACCTCCTTTTTTGACAGAAAATCCGGGCATAAACTCCGGCCTAATGATAGCCCAATATTCCGCAGCAGCTTTGGCCAGTGCCAACAAACAGCTATGCACACCCGCCAGTGCCGATAACATTCCCTCATGCAACGGCCAAGAAGACCACGTGAGCATGGGCGCAAATGCTGCAACAAAACTATATTCCGTTATCGAAAATACCTGGAATCTACTGGGTATTGAATGGCTTGCCAATACAACAGCCGCATGGATTAAATCCAAACAAGAACAAAAACAATTACCAGTTAACCCAAATTTAGCCAAAGTAGTACGGCAATTCCATGAAATTTGTCCCTATTACGCGGAAGATACCTACCTTAATCCACGAATAATAAAAGCTACCAGCTTCTTAAAAAATATAGATACTGACACTTTTTAGGTAGAAAAAGATTTGGATTTTATAAAAAAAAGATAGAATTTTACAACCCAACTATATTTTCTTCGTATAAAGAACTAATTTCAACAACTTTTATGAAACGCGTTTATTCTCTGGTTGTTTTGCTGATTTTGTTTTTGGGTTTTACACAACAAAATCTACTGGCTCAAAATAAATATAAGTGCGAAATAGATCAGTCGGTTCAGGGAGGCTTCCTGAATTTAGATTTTTATATTCAGCGAACTAGCGGGTCAGATTTTTATTTAGGGTCTTCTAATTTCAGTATTTATGTTACTGCCGCCAATCTAAACATTGATGCGATGCAACAAGATTATACAGCGAATGGCCCTTGGGATAGTAACACCGACCCTAATTCCTATTATCCGCTATCTTCCGGCCATGGGTTAGATTATGTAAACTTAAACGTAAATGAGCAAACAACGATGCAGGGCCCTGGTCAGTTGGTAACCGCCACACGTACCAGAATAGGCCGCATTAAAGTCCCAATAACCAATCCAGCAGGGTTTAATACAGTAATTTGGAGAATAAAACCGATGGCTTTATATTCATTTTCCTTACAAAATATCAAGTCGTTAGGGACTTTCGTAAATCCGGCACCCAACTTCCCGTTATGTGAAACCCCTGCAATACCAATCTTATCAGCCTTAAATGGCAGCCAACTTTGCAACGGAGCCAGAACCTTACTTAAATCAAATTTTTCGGGTAAAAATGTATGGTATCTGGATGGAAACTTAATCTCAAACTACGATGCTGATTCTATGTGGGTAAGTTCAGCCGGTAACTATACCGTTGCTGCTCAAAGTTATTCTTGCGTATCTAACCAATCTCCGGTTATTCAAATACAAACCGGAACTTGTTCCTGCCCGATTGCTACAAACCTAAGTGCGCTGCCCGATTATACCAAAGCAGCTTTGAGTTGGACTCTAAACACAGATTTTCCGTATTATCATGCGGATAGCTGCCAGGTTCAAATCAGAAAGTTAGGATCATCTAACTGGATGACCCGAAAAAATGCAACGTTGAGTTCTTTAACGGTTTATCTCTTAGACCAGAATACAACCTATGAGTGGCGGGTACGTACCTTCTGCGGACAAGGTAGTTCTACTTTTTCATCAATAGGAGTATTTACCACAGGAGCACCTTGCGGAACAATTTCTAACTTAGTGGCCTCCAATATCACGACCAATTCAGTGGCACTAAATTGGCAGATTTCCGGTGCCGTGCCGGATTCATATCAAGTAGGTTTTCGCCGTGCCGGCGAAAATGGCTGGATTCTTAGAACAGCTACTACAAATTCAATAACTTTAAACGGATTATTTAATAACCAAGCCTATGAGTGGCGAGTGCGTTCAATCTGTGCTTCTTCCAATAGTATTTGGACACAACCCTCAAACTTCAATACTTTACCCGGCTGTCTCAAACCTACAAATCTTACTGCTTCTAATATTACCATAACGGGCGCAACTGTTTCTTGGGATAACTTAGCCAATGCAGATAGCTTTAATGTACAGTATCGAGTAGCCGGTAACAACGGTAATTTTATCCAAAGAAATACTAAAACAACTTCTTTTGGCTTAGTCAATCTCTTATCGAATACTACTTACGAATGGCGTGTACGCGGTTTTTGCTCCGGCACTACTCTCGGATTTTCTGATAACGCTACTTTCAGCACCACAATTATGAAAACAATTGCTTCTGACCCAGATGCAGTTTTCAGAACCTATCCTAACCCAAATGCTGGTATCTTTACAGTTGAATTTAATCTAATTCAAGATGCTTCTGTAAAAATCAAAGTATCAAACCAACTTGGCCAAACAGTATATGAAGCCAGCGACTATGTAGCCAAAGGAAACTACAAGCACGAAATCAATATAGCAAGTTTTGAAGCCGGTACCTATATCGTTGAGGTTTTTGATGGATCTCAAACATGGGTATCCAAAGTAGTGAAAAGTACCTATTAATTATCATATTTTTGTAGTAATATAATATTCAAAAGCCGCTAACTTACATTAGCGGCTTTTGAATATTATAAGGTCTTTTAGCAACTTGCTGCTTAAAATATACACCCATAGCAAGTAAATAGTGCAACAAAGCAATATTTTAGCCTTAATTAACGGTAAAAAAAGACCATTCTACTATAAAGGTAAACGATTCAGGAATAAAACAGCACTACGAGCCAAATAATTGTATTTTTGTGGTCGGAAAACCGCGTTATCGGTTTGTTGCATGAGATTAGTATTATTGTTTTTTGCGTACACTTTTTGGAGTACATATTTTGTGCAGGGGCAGGCTACATTTTCTTCTGGCTCTATTGCGGATTCTATGGTTTGTGCCGGCACAAATGGAATTGTTTATGTGGCAGATGATTTATCAGGACCATACTCTTGGAACGTCTTAGGTGGTAGCATCATAAGTGGGCAGGGAACGCAGTCTGTAACTGTAGATTGGGGAACAAGTACCAGCGGAGCTATTGAACTTACCGTTGGTGCTGCTACTGTAACTAAGACTATTACAATTACAGCCCTTCCCGAAGGAAATTTAGCCGGTACAGCTACAATTTGTGCTGGCCAAACTACTTATCTATCTGTATTGCTGACCGGAATAGGCCCATTTGATATACAGTACTTTGACGGCACTACTATATTTGCCCAAAATGGAATTTCTAATGGAGATGTTATCGCCGTTTCTCCTACGGTAACTACCACATATTCATTAGTTTCTGTTATAGATAAAGGCACCCCGCTATCTTGTTCCGCTTTGATTTTAATTGGTACCCCTACTGTTACGGTGAATACGCTACCTACCGGAAATATTTCGGGAAATAAAACCTTATGTAAAGGCGATACCGCTACTATTCATGTAAGCATGACAGGAACAGGCCCGTTTGAATTTGACTACTCAAACGGGCTTTCTACAACTACTGTTGTATGCTACAATACAGATACAAGTATCATAATAAATCCATCAAATACAGTAAGTTATACCTTAACTCGACTAATTGATTTAGGAATAACGCCCCAGTGCCAAGCAACCCAACTCACAGGAGCAGCCACTTTTACGGTAAATCCGCTCCCAACCGGTACTATTTCCGGCCTTGATACAATATGCCCAGGAGGCTCTGCTATAATCAACTTTTCTTTTTCCGGAACCGGCCCTTTTAATGCAGTTTATTCTGACGGAACAAACTCTTTCAATTTATCCAATGTACCGGATTCTGTTTCTGTAACCGTTTCACCAGCAACCACTACCACTTATTCATTAGTTAGTTTAACGGACTTAGGAACTTCCCCAAACTGTGTAAGTAATAATTTATCTGGATTTGCCACCATAACGATAGAACCCTTCCCCATAATTACCGCTACACAAACGAATTTTTGTTCAGGTGATATTCAAAACTTTTCGGGTTCAACTGGATTATGGTCTATTTCTTCAAATATAGGCTCTACAATCAATTCTGTAACTGGAAGTTATATTTCCGGAACGGCAAATGTTGCTGAACAAGATACTGTATTTCTCACATCTCCGGCAGGTTGCAAAACACAGCTTTTACTAACCGTTCACTCCCGACCGTTTTTAAGCCATAATTCAAGTACACAAGACACTGCTTTTTGCCAAGGTGGAATCTTGACTCTTGCTCAAGCCCATCCAAGCGATTCACTTTTTGGCGGATCCTCAGGAACTATATTTATTGGAACCGGAAATGTATCTGTTCAGTTTAACATTCCTCAACAAGAATACATTATCTCAAAGTCTTCCGGAAATTGCCGAGACACTATTTTAGTTACAGTAAACCCATTTCCAAATGTTATCGTTACTCCGTTAGGAGATACAACTTTTTGTCAAGGTGATTCCGTAGTGCTTGAAGCACAAACAGGCTACAACAGTTATCAGTGGTTTCGTGATGGATTTTTGTTATCCGGTGCAACTCAATCAAGTTATACCGCAGCTATTTCAGGTAATTATAAAGTTGAAATAATCAATTCTTTTGGTTGCCGGGATACTTCATCTGAGATTACTGTTACAGCAAAATCACTTCCGATTGCAAATATTACGACAAATGACCCCCAAATATTTTGTTTTGGGAATCAGTCAGTTATACACGCAACAACCGGATTATTAACCTATCAATGGTTTCAAAATGGATTAGCTATATCAGGTGCAATTGCGGATTCCTGTATTGTTACTCAGTCCGGAATTTACAACGTTTTGGTATCTAATACTTTAGGATGCGTTGATTCTTCTACCAATGCAATTTTATTTGTGGTGAATCCACTACCAGTATCTACATTATTGGCTCAAACTACAACTACTTTTTGCCAAGGTGATTCTGTTGTTTTAGAAGCTACAAGCGGGTTTAGTAGCTATAATTGGTTATTAGACGGAATTAGCTTAGGTGTAACCAACAGCAATTTATACACAGCAACCGTTTCAGGAAACTATCAAGCTATTGCTTTAGATGGAAATGGCTGCTCTGATACCACCACCCAAACGATAATAGTAACCGTTAATCCTATTCCGGTATCCCAAACAATTAGCGGAAAACAAGCCGTTTGTCGCTTCACAAATAATGTTGTTTATTCTGTACCGGCTACATTAGGAAGCACTTATTCATGGCAAGTAAGCGGAGGAAGTATAACCTCCGGATCCGGAACTAATTCTATCACAGTAGATTGGGGCGGATTTGGAGATGGACTAATATTACTTACCGAGAAGAATAAGTTTAACTGTGTGGGGCCAACGGATTCTCTTTCAGTCTTGATTGATTCAATAGCTACTCTAAGTGTAAAAGGAGTTTCTATTGCCTGCTTAAATACGACAGAATCATACGTTACCCAGCATCCCGGAAGTAATTATGTATGGAATGCAGTTGGTGGAGTGATTTTATCTGGTCAAGGGACGGATTCTATTACTGTAAATTGGAATACCGCAGGAGCCGCCTTACTTCAATTAACTGTATCGAATACAAGTGGTTGTACTACATCAGTTAGCAACCCGGTTAATGTAGTGAACCAATTAGGAACACCAATTATTGTAGGAGATACATTAGTTTGCAGATATGTTCCTGAGTCTTATCATGTGGCGCATCCGGGGCCGGTTTACAATTGGGTTGTTTCCGGTGGAAATATCTTATTTGGCCAAAATACAGATTCGGTTGTAGTAGAATGGATAAATCCGGGGATAGGCGGTGGCTTAACTTGCTATGTAAGCAATGGCGGCAATTGTGCTGATAGCAGTTCATATTTTGCTGTTCAGGTAGATACAGTAGCCACCCCACAAGTATTTGGAGCTAATACTAATATCTGTGCCAAAGAGATATTCGCTTACTGGACTGATCACACAGGACCAAGTTACACTTGGAAAGTTGTAGGCGGCCAAATTATTTCAACGATTGCTCAAGACACAATTATCGTATTTTGGGATACTCCCGGAAATGGCTATGTACGCCTTGTTGTAACAAACACAAACGGATGCCAAGATAGTTTAGATTACGCTGTTACCGTAAACGATTCTGTGCGGGTTCCACTCATCATTGGAGATACAGCGGCTTGCTCAAATAGCACTAAAATATACCGCACAAATCATCCCGGGCCTAACTATCTATGGTTTATTGCAGGGGGAACTATTTTAAGTGGACAAGGAACAGCTACAGTTACGGTAAATTGGGGAACAGTTCCTTTGAGTGGAATAGCCGTCAAGGTTACTAATGCCATTGGCTGTCAAGATAGTAGTAATATTCCGGTTCATGTTACAGTTGTTGATGCGTCTTTTAGCGGCCTTGAGTTAGGATACTGCCTAAATAGCCCGCCGGATACATTATTCCCAGTTCAGGCCGGTGGCACATTCGTAGGTGTTGGAATGAATGGAAATATTTTTACTCCTTCCATTTTGGGCACTCAAACGATAAAATATATCATTGTAAATGGCGAATGTATAGATACAGTTGCCCAAACTACTTTTGTAACTGAAAACCCGTTTGGAGATGCCGGCTCAGATATTTTCTTATGCCAAGGACGCGGCCCAGTTACCTTACAAGGTGCAACATTAGGAGCACCGGGTTGCAACTTTACCTATCAATGGTATGATGTCAATGGTAATTTTATTTCTGCTGTATTAAAACCCGTAGTAAATCCTTCATCCACAACAGGATATATATTTACAACTAATTGTAATGGCTGCACAAGCACCCCAGATACTGTTATGGTATTTGTCTCTCCAACACTTCAGGTATTACCATATAATAATCAGGTAGCTTTTTGTGCCGGTAGCGGGGGAACACAGATAGGCGTAACCGCTTCTGGCGGTGCTGGAAATTATGCTTATGCTTGGTATCCTACCACAGGGTTAAGTTCTGCTTTTGTGGCGAATCCAATTGCAAATCCAACAGCAAGCACTCGTTATGTGTGCGTGGTTACGGATATACGGGGCTGCTCTTCTGATTCTGTAGAAGTTTTTGTCCTCGTAGATTCTGTGCCGCAGGCTAATGCCGGTCCTGATAAAATTATTTGCAAAGGTTCGGGGCAAGGAGTCTTTTTGAACGGTCAGGGTGTAGGTGGCGGCTTTGGAAGTTACCATTATCGTTGGTATCCAAGTACCGGTTTGAGCGATTCTTCTATTTTAAATCCATACGCAAACCCAGATACCACAACTATTTATGTTCTACAAGTGATCTCCAACCAAACCGGTTGTTCTAGCAGCCCTACTGCCTTAGATACCATAGCAACGGCAGTAGTATTTGTAGAAGAAATTCCGACGGCTCATGCAGGACCGGATACCTTTGTTTGTTTAGGGGGAGGCGTTCCGGTTGGAAATATGCCGGAGGGCGGCGGACCAAATTATAGTTACTTGTGGTCTCCTTCTACCGGCCTAAGCGATTCAACGGCAAGACGGCCCATGGCAAGCCCAACCCAAACAACGACCTACTTTGTAACCGTAATTTCCAATGGCTGCGCCAGCACTGTTGATTCAGTATTGGTAACAGTAATTCCAAAGGCTACGGCTGAAGCTGGCCCCAACAAGCAAATTTGCCCTAAAGATTCTACTGTCTTAGAAGGTTTGGGAACTTTGTTTGGAGTACCTGATTCCTTACTTTCATACCGTTGGGAGCCAACGCAAGGATTAGATAATCCGTATGCACGTAAGCCAATGGCTTCGCCGGATACAACTACTTGGTATCGCTTATTTGTAGGCTATCTTGGCTGCGAAGGTATTTATGACAGTGTTTTGGTTACTGTTTCACCGGTTGCCACCGTAGATGCAGACACCACTAACTCACCTACCGGCTTAGTAGTTTGTTCCGGAGCCGAAATCCACTTACCTGCACGGGTTATTGCACCGGTTCAACCGGTACATATCGAGTGGTATCCTACAACCGGTTTAGATAACCCATTCACATTAAATCCAATAGCTCGACCTACCGAAAGTATTGTATATTATCTTTCTGCCAGAATTGGAATTTGCACAATAACAGATTCAGTAGTGGTGAACGTTTTGCCGGGCATTGTAGCTACTGTTTCAGGAGATACAAACCGGATTTGTCAAGGTGATTTTGTCGTTTTACGTTCCAATACAGGGCTTGGCCAAGAGCATTATGAATGGTCTCCCACTATCGGGCTGCTAAATAACGGAACTTCACAAGTAGTTGTAGCTCCGATGGTTTCAACTCTTTACACAGTTAAAATATCAGAAGCCGGTTGCGAAGATACTGCAAGTTATTACATAGAAGTTTTACCCAAGCCGGAGGCTAAATTTGTAAACACTATCGTAGATGG
This genomic stretch from Bacteroidia bacterium harbors:
- a CDS encoding YggS family pyridoxal phosphate-dependent enzyme, translating into MNFRDNWLRILSQIQQVANRVGRSPQEITIVAISKTRPIEEIQEAYAAGQYIFGENKPQELSAKQTLLPQATWHLVGHLQTNKVKYIAPFVQLIHSLDSVKLAIEINRQAQKNNRIIPCLLQINISQETTKGGFAAEELSVFWEQQANFPNIRIDGLMGMAEETDDKKLIHKQFQSLYQLREKILSEHKSSLGNLPLLSMGMSNDFEIAIEEGATHIRLGSALFGSRS
- a CDS encoding AMP-binding protein yields the protein MIVNNIFQNIQQLKEKKSFFFEGATYTYEELGIYVTSIYGSLQKYAQSGDRIGIITGDNIFTYASLLACWALRCAYVPLNLKNPSNRLQDQIEQAELSCILGFKNLPFECNIPFLNTSQIPLKPDRFMPLQVQDDDLAYLLFTSGSTGRPKGVPIYHRNLDSFLQTILFSGIYDFHPDDRFLQMFELTFDLSVFSWCVPLCVGASIYVVPESGVSYLKISSLLEDHDLTVALMVPSVLSYLRRYFDEITLPSLRWGLFCGEALPADLVTEWATCVPNACLENVYGPTEATIFCTRYRISLPIPAQYQHNGIVSIGQPFPNMQCIIVDEKGITELPGKSGELCLVGNQVTDMYWRNPQKSITAFVDIPAFGQGYKTGDICIETDDNHYNYIGRADFQLKIDGYRVEAGEIEHHARNFLQKTTIALGISENNQTILVLAVETVPNDIDIPQLLEHLKFKIPDYMIPKKIIPIKQFPINLNGKIDRKAIHEIVSTQILNN
- the hutH gene encoding histidine ammonia-lyase; the protein is MAEKKTLYLDSSPLTYPQLVDFWKYPTVVKLSEFSQNRILHSHQTMLSLISSGSAPIYGINTGFGSLCNTSIPADQLGQLQLNLLRSHAAGVGKDVPAEIVRLMMLLKIHALAQGYSGVSLPLVERLLLFLNENILPVVYQQGSLGASGDLAPLAHLCLPLIGEGEAYFLGEKKQSADVLQHLQIEPLVLGPKEGLALLNGTQFMSAYSVYALIQSRNISFMADFVAALSLDVFDARKEPFDSRIAMVRKHPGQKIVSERITTMRKDSEWADQAKKAVQDPYSFRCIPQVHGASYDAIEYAAQVFLTEINSVTDNPLIFDDPEPIAISGGNFHGQPLALTLDFLCIALAELGSIAERRIFWLLAGSRNLPPFLTENPGINSGLMIAQYSAAALASANKQLCTPASADNIPSCNGQEDHVSMGANAATKLYSVIENTWNLLGIEWLANTTAAWIKSKQEQKQLPVNPNLAKVVRQFHEICPYYAEDTYLNPRIIKATSFLKNIDTDTF
- a CDS encoding fibronectin type III domain-containing protein, yielding MKRVYSLVVLLILFLGFTQQNLLAQNKYKCEIDQSVQGGFLNLDFYIQRTSGSDFYLGSSNFSIYVTAANLNIDAMQQDYTANGPWDSNTDPNSYYPLSSGHGLDYVNLNVNEQTTMQGPGQLVTATRTRIGRIKVPITNPAGFNTVIWRIKPMALYSFSLQNIKSLGTFVNPAPNFPLCETPAIPILSALNGSQLCNGARTLLKSNFSGKNVWYLDGNLISNYDADSMWVSSAGNYTVAAQSYSCVSNQSPVIQIQTGTCSCPIATNLSALPDYTKAALSWTLNTDFPYYHADSCQVQIRKLGSSNWMTRKNATLSSLTVYLLDQNTTYEWRVRTFCGQGSSTFSSIGVFTTGAPCGTISNLVASNITTNSVALNWQISGAVPDSYQVGFRRAGENGWILRTATTNSITLNGLFNNQAYEWRVRSICASSNSIWTQPSNFNTLPGCLKPTNLTASNITITGATVSWDNLANADSFNVQYRVAGNNGNFIQRNTKTTSFGLVNLLSNTTYEWRVRGFCSGTTLGFSDNATFSTTIMKTIASDPDAVFRTYPNPNAGIFTVEFNLIQDASVKIKVSNQLGQTVYEASDYVAKGNYKHEINIASFEAGTYIVEVFDGSQTWVSKVVKSTY